TTCCCAAATAGCAGCAAATAACCTACGCGACGCCGTAAAAAATCTGCGTGGTGAAGCGGTTGAGCTATTCAGGCGACAAGCTGATGGTACAAGAGGTACGAAAATGTCTTTTGCCGTTGAGCTACTTCTCTTCAAAGAAGTCAGGGACCCTTGGGGTGATACGGTGGAAATTTCTCATTCAAGGGTGCGTTACGAAGTTGAAATTGAATTACGGCAAGATGAGCGAGGGTTGGAGCGACTTATTGTAGTCAGAGAAGCGGCTTTACCTATCTTGCCCGAAAATGACCGATGGCGATCGTTAGGACAAGAACCCTCCTCTCAATTTAGAGAGGCATTTTTCAAGTATTCTCGCTCCACACCTTGGTTAACAACAGTAGAAGCGGAAGGGGTGCGCCGTTTTCAAATTCTGCCAGATGATAATCAGGCAGGTCGCACGCACTCAGCCACAAATGCAGAAGCAACCGTGCTTTCTTCCATTACCAGTGCAGAATTTCCCCATTTGTTTGCCATTCGAGAAGAAATGCTCGCGATGCGTTTTCTTCAACTCGACCCCAGACAGTTACGACAACCGAGTGCTACCACTGCTGCTCTCGAACTGGAACCGAATGGCGCAAATTTAGCTACAGTGCTAGCCAGAATTCAAGCTCAAACAGCTACTTTAAGTCAGCCAAAGGGAGTTATTGCAGATATTGCTGCTGATTTAGCTTCTCTGATTCCCGGCGTAGTGGATGTAATTGTAGAGGAAGATGAGAAAGACCGGGAGTATCGGATTGAGATTGGTTACGCTCATCAACAGCCTTTTAGTTCTCGTGTAGTTTCCGACGGTACGTTGCGCGTTCTAGCTTTGCTGACAATCTTACATGACCCAGAGCATCACGGGTTGGTTTGTTTTGAAGAACCGGAAAATGGAGTTCATCCTTCTCGGTTGATGACGCTAATTCAAAGGTTGCGGGAGGGGGTAACTGCTCTCTCTTCTTTGGAAGTGGATGAGGGGGAACCGTTTTTTCAGATATTGGTTAACAGTCACTCGCCAGTGGTTCTCTCTTGTTTGGAGGAGGGAGAGGCAATGTTTGCTGATTTAGTTAGCGTTGTCAATCCGGAAATTGGTTCTGTAAGTCGGAAAACTCGAATTCGACCTGTGGTTACTTCTAATGGGAAGCAAGAGTATGTCACTCGCTTTGAGGTGGAACGGTATCTGAGTAGCGTTGACCGGGAGCGCTAACAGATGCGCTATTTGGGACTGGCTCTATTTGGCGAATGTCAGTAGGGAAACAGTTACATAATGTGCGATCGCTCTTACGATCGTTTCTTATCCGAATACGTAACAGGAAATTTTCAAACCCAGTATTACCAAGAAAAACACGGTACTAACCCGCCAAAATTAGCCAATCGTAAAATCCCCGTATCCAGT
This sequence is a window from Aerosakkonema funiforme FACHB-1375. Protein-coding genes within it:
- a CDS encoding AAA family ATPase encodes the protein MLTLIEINGFKTFENFTLDLSPFGVILGPNAAGKSNLFDALRFLSQIAANNLRDAVKNLRGEAVELFRRQADGTRGTKMSFAVELLLFKEVRDPWGDTVEISHSRVRYEVEIELRQDERGLERLIVVREAALPILPENDRWRSLGQEPSSQFREAFFKYSRSTPWLTTVEAEGVRRFQILPDDNQAGRTHSATNAEATVLSSITSAEFPHLFAIREEMLAMRFLQLDPRQLRQPSATTAALELEPNGANLATVLARIQAQTATLSQPKGVIADIAADLASLIPGVVDVIVEEDEKDREYRIEIGYAHQQPFSSRVVSDGTLRVLALLTILHDPEHHGLVCFEEPENGVHPSRLMTLIQRLREGVTALSSLEVDEGEPFFQILVNSHSPVVLSCLEEGEAMFADLVSVVNPEIGSVSRKTRIRPVVTSNGKQEYVTRFEVERYLSSVDRER